In Nocardia sp. NBC_00403, the DNA window GCGCCAGTAGCCGGAAGTCGCGCGCGACCACCCGTAACTGGTCGGCCCAGTCGCTACCGGTGGCATCGACCGTCAGTTGGGCGAACACCGACTCGGCGACACCATCGAGCACCGCGGCCTTGTTCGGCACGTGCCGATAGATCACCATCGGATCCCGGCCCACGGCTTCGGCCAAGCGGCGCATCGACAACCCCTCGACCCCATCCCGATCGACGATCTCCAGCGCGGCCGCGAGTACCACCGCCCGCGTGATCTGGCCGTTGTCACGACCCCCTGCGGCAGTGCCCTTGCCGCCGGTCGATGATTCGGCCATCACAAGCACTCCCTCTATGGAACCAGCGTGGGTCATGAGTGTATACCTACAGCGTTGACACCTGTTGTTCATCGGAGTTCACTGGAGGTATTCGGCGACCCAGCTGGTTACCGCCCATAGGAAGTCCACCGCAATGACCCTCGCCGACAAAGCCCGCACCGCGCTCCGTGCCATCCAGCGATTTCTCCGCCCCAGCGAACCTCCATCGATGCATAACGAGGGCCGCCCCACCCGCGCGGCAGCCAAGGCCGAACGAGCAGCCCGCAAACTCGACCGAACCGACGAGCACTGAGCAGTACCGATACCGAGCACGGACCGATACTCGAGCATGCTGCGGATTTACTGGGGTAGGACGAGTACTCGACTACCCGTGTAGTCGAGGTGCGCCGGTCCTACCGTGAGGCAATGGCCGTCCCCCAGCTCTCGGTGGATGTCGCCATCGCGGGCGCGGGAGTCGCTGGATCGGTGGCGGCGTTGATCGCTGCCCGCGCAGGCAGGAGCGTTGCGCTGATCCACGCACGGCCGCGACGCCGAAATCGGGGCGAGACAGTGCCCCCAGAGTTCCGGCCGCTGCTCGAAGAACTCGGACTCTGGCCGGAATTTCTCCGGTCCGGACCTCGCGAGTGTTGGAGCAATCAATCGTGCTGGGGTAGCGCGCAGCCGCGCGAACGGCATTACATCTGCCACCCGTACGGATGTGCTTGGCATGTCTGCCTGCCTGCTTTCGAAGCCGAGCTGCGCGCCACAGCGGCCCAACACCGGGTTCGCCTGATCGACGGCCACGTCACGCGTGCCGAGAACCACACCGAACACGTTGCGCTGTATGTCGAAACATCCGACCGCGCGATGCACGTCGATGCCGCCGTGGCGATCGATGCGACCGGCCGTTCGGCGCGAGTGGCACGCGGACTCGGCGCCACCCGCCTCAACATCGATCAAACGACGAGCTTCGCAACCACATGCGAACCCACCGGAAATGCCGGGGCGACCGATACTTTGGTGGAAGCCACCGATATCGGCTGGTGGTATTCGGCACCAGCGACCGATGGACTATCGGTCATGTTGGTCACCGACACCGAGGTCGTCGATCTCGCAGCGAACAGACTGGGCAAGCAGTGGGTCACGTTGCTGCGGCAAGCTCCGAACACCAGTGCTCGCGCCCGGGCAGCAGCCGACCCCGCCCTTGCCGTCGCCGCGGCCGGCCCGTCCAGGCTGGACCCTGTTGCCGGGCCGAATTGGCTCGCCGTCGGTGACGCCGCGGCCACCTACGACCCACTCGGCAGCAGCGGGATCCTGCACGCGGCCAGCAGCGCGGCTGCGGGCGCGCAGGTCGCCGATGCCCTACTCACCCAAGACTTTTCGTCCATCACCGACTACCCACACCGCGAGATGGAGTTATTCGATGAGCACCTCAGACAGCGCAGCGACCGATACCGGACCGAGCAGCGGTGGCCCGCCTCGGCCTTCTGGACTCGCCGCGGCATCCCCGCCACCAGCCGGCAGTGACACCGACCCTTCGCACATCGCGTTCGCGCGGATCCACCCCGGCATCGGAGTGGCGCGCGTCGGCAACAGCCCCAGAACTCACCAAGCGAATGGCGCTGCCATGGCAGGCCGATTTCTACTACTGCCAGGTCCATTGGTGGCCCGCGCAGCGGCCCGACGAGGTGATCACCGAGGCCGCCTTCGCGGAATTCCTTGCAGCCCTTGCTGATCCGGCCAGTTCGAGCGATCCACAAGCCGCCGCTGCAGGCCCGCAGCCGGATATCGGCGACCTGCCCCGGACCGCACGGCCATGGGCGCGCAGCCTGAACGACACGGCAACCGTCGCCGACGACGAGATGGTAGCCGGCTGGAGCCGCCTCGGCGTGCTCCGACCACGTCGCCTTCCCGACGGCCGGGTCGTCGTAGTCGAGGGGGAATCGGCGGACACCGCCACAGACTCGGAAATCCACTGATAAAGGCGGCACACCAATGCATCTCGACAATCGCGTCGGCGCGGCACTGCAGGGGCGCGGCCCCGTTTTCCGGCAAGGCATATCTCTTCCAAGGCGACAGGTATGTGCGATGGGACCGGAAGAACGACAGAAGACTTCGGCTAACCCATGAACATGTCGACCTGGCACCCGCCGGATCGCCTGTTGTCCGACATCGACGCCGCCGTCACGGATTCGGTCAGCTCGCCGACAAGGCCTACTTCTTCAACTCGATGCAACAAATAACATTACATTGTTGCAGCAACAATTAGGTCAAGAATGTTTCAGAAGGCGCGATCACTGCTAGCGTCGAAGCGTGACCGCCACGCCCACGACCTCGTCGAATACGCGCGAATCGGCCGAATCCATCGAATCGCGCATCCTCGACGCCGCATTGGTTCAGTTCGAACAGGTCGGGATCAAAAAGACGACGATCGAGGACATCGCCCGCCGCGCCGGCGTCGATCGGGTCACGGTCTACCGTCGCGTCGGCTCCCGCGACGACGTCGTGCAGATGGTCACCACCCGCGAGGTGGGGCGCGTGCTCGCCGAACTCGCCGAGATGCCCGCACGCCACGACACTCTCGACGGACTCGTCGCCGACATTTTCGTCACGGTCGTCACCCGATGGCGCACCCATCCCCTCGTGCAACGGATGCTGACCCTCGAACCCGAGCGAGTCCTTCCGCAACTCACCACCGGGGGCGCCGCCACCTTCGCCATGTCGGTCGCGGCGACGTCCGCCGCGCTGCAGCAGGCCGTCGAAAGCAATCTGCTGCCGGACTCCGCCGATTTGCGGACCCGCGCGGAGATCGTCTGCCGTTTCGTCCATTCACTCGTCCTGCAGCCGGACGGATCCATCCCGCTCCAGTCCACCGAGGAGCTCACCGAATTCGCCCGCAAGCATCTGGTGCCGATCATCGCCGGCTGAAATTCCGGATCCCGCCTTACCTCGCACCACAGCCCGCATGCGCCGCACACTCGGTCGACGATCGCGCGGCGGAATCGCTGATCGGCCGCACCGACGGACAACATACCCGCGGCAAGCACCGACACCACGTCCCGAGCGCACGGCGACAACGAAAGCCCTTTGCAATAGAGACTCGGTGATCGTGTGCGCGCGATCGGAGCCGAACACACTTATTGATATGACCGGCGGTTCGGCGCAACACGTCTGGACTAGGGGCGGCGCACCACGATCATCGGACACTCGACCGAATGCAGCAGCGCGTTGCTGGTGGAACCCAGGACCATCCCGGCGAATCCACCGCGGCCGTGGCTACCGACGACCAGCAACTGTGCGTTCGATGATGCGTCCAGCAGCGAACGAACGGGCCGGTCACACGCCACGATTCGCTGCACCGCGATGTCCGGGTAACGGTCGCTCCATCCGGCCATATTCTCCGCGAGCACGACCTCTTCCGATTCCCGTGCCGCGTCCCATCCCGGGACCGGTAGGTAGTCGACCGAGCTGACGTCACTCCAGGTGTGCAAGGCGACGAGCCCGACCTTGCGCCGGGATGCCTGTTCGAACGCGAGCTCGATCGCCGGCACGCTGTTGGTCGAGCCGTCGACACCGACTAGGACGGGCCTGCCGAGTGACACCGTGTCGGTTGCGGAATTCTGGTGCACGACGGTGACCGGGCAGTAGGCGTGATGAGTGAGCGCTGCGCTGACCGAACCGAGCAGACCGCGTCGGAACGCACCGAGGCCACGGCTGCCGACCACCAGCATCGCTGCTGTCTTCGACCGTTCGATGAGGGTCGGGATGATCGCATCGAAGGTCAATTCCGTGGTGTGATCGAGTTCTTCACCCGCGGCCTGCCTGGCGATGCTGGTGGCCTCGGCCAGGACCTGCTCGCCCTGGGCGCGCAGCAAGTCTGTTTCCGGCGGGCCCATCATGACGCCGGGCGCGTACGTGGTGGGTAGCGCTTCCGACGTGACCAGGTGCAGATTGCAGTGATACAGGGCAGCGTCGACCGCCGCCCAGGCCGCTGCCTGATATGAGCTCGCCGAACCGTCCACGGCCGCGATGATCGGATGGTCGTTCATTGTTTGTCCTCTCTGAATTCGCTGCGCCGCCGATTCTGGAGCAGCAGCCGCCGAGGCCTGATTCGACGCGGGGCGAACGATTCATCGAGCCGATCCCGGCGGTCTCCGCCAGGCCCGTATCCACCCTGCTCACGAGCGGGCTGGGCTGCCTCGGACGGAGACAGCTGGCTCACGAACCAGGTGCGGGCGATCTCGGCGACCTTCTCCAGCGCCCCGGGCTCGGCGAACAAGTGGGTGGCGCCCGGCACCTCGGTCAACACCGTCTCGCACGTCATCGCTTGCATCGCACGATGATTCAGTTCAAGTACGCCCTCATCATCGCCTCCGATAATGAGCATGGTCGGTGCCGTGACGTCGCCGAGGTGCGGTCCGGCGAGATCGGGCCGACCGCCCTGCGACACCACCGCGGAAATCCGCACAGCTGGATCTGCTGCCGCCCGTAGGGCAGCCGCCGCGCCGGTCCTGGCTCCGAAGTATCCGATTCGCAAGTCCACGACGTCGCTGCGCCGCGACAGCCAAACCGTGATGTCCACCAGCCGCCGCGACAGCAGCCCGATATCGAAGACTCGGGAGCGATCGGTCTCCTCCTCCCGGGTCAAAAGATCGACGAGCAGCGTCCCGAGCTCGGCACGGTTCAGCACCTCGGCCACATAGCGATTGCGGGGGCTGTGCCGGCTGCTGCCACTGCCGTGTGCGAATACCACCAGCCCGAGCGGGTGCTCTGGAACGGTGAGGTACCCATCCAATGCCACTCCCCCGGTGATCACCCGCACCGGTTCATTCCGCAGCGGTGGATCGTCCGGTTCGGCCGTCGGCGGTGCTTGCAGATGCCCCGCAGCGCGGCGCAGCAGGTCCGCGACCTCGGCATCGGAGACCTGATCGAACCTGCCGTACCACCGTCCGACCGCCCCGAACCACGACGGCGACGCCAGACACACCGTCTCGTCGGCATCGCCTGCCAGCAGAGGCAGGACAGCTCGGGGCACCACAGGAACGGCAAGGACGATCCGGCGCGCACCGCGCGCCCGTGCATCCTGACAGGCCGCACGAATCGTCGCACCTGTCGCGACTCCGTCGTCGACGACGATCACCGTCCGGCCGCACAACGATATGCGCGGATGGGTACTTCGCAACAGCGCGGTACGCCGAACGAGCTGCTGACGTTCATGGCGTTCCACCTCCGCCATCTCGTCGCGGGTGAGTCTGGCACGCGTCACGATGCCGTTGTCGATCACCACGATGCCGTCCTCGCTCACGGCGCCGAACGCGAGCTCCAGCTGATGCGGCACCCCGAGCTTGCGAACCACGATCACATCCAGCGGGGCCCCCAGCCCGACAGCGACCTCGTAGGCGACGGGGACGCCACCGCAGGGCAACCCGACCACCACGGCGTCCTCCTCGTCCAGGTACTTCAGCCGCAGCGACAGCTGACGTCCGGCGTCCGCACGATCATCGAACAGCACGACGAACCTCCTCAGTGATCTCTTCAGCTTCGACATACGCCCACGTAGACGCCAGATCCGATCGTCGCCGCAGAAGGAGACATTGGTCCTCGAATGCACCGTGGGTCCCGGGGGAGTTTCTGACCGAAGCCCCCTCCGACGACATCACAGCTCTGTGGCGGCCCGCCCGGGTTTCGCCGACCGGCTGGCGGCCGACCCCGATGAGAGCGCCGGCCCGATCTGAACAGTCCGAATCTCCTTGCGGTGCTGACACTCGGCGTTGTGAGCCCCGGAGCGCCGCACTCGGCGGGCGGACGTCAGCGTTTGGCGGACCGGCAAGCGCAGCGGGATACCGGTCCGGCGCATTCGGGTAGCGGGGCGTGTCACACACCGACTTGGCATAGCCACAGATTTGCCGGACACGCGGGATGCGACACTTCTCCCTGACCCGGCCGCGCCGACCGCTTAAGCTATCAGCGCCGCAACGTGCGACAAATACTCGAAGTCGAGAAGCCTAAGAGGTAGACGTCCAGGAGGTGCGGAATGCCAGAAGCCGGTCGTTCGCGGCGATCACGTCCGATATTGATTGCGAGCATGTTGCCGATTGCGGTCGTTCTCGGAACCGGAGTAGCCAACGCATTTCTGGATGACACCGCGCAGGCACCTGCCACGCCGCCGACGACAGCGGACTGGCTATCACTGACGCCTCCACTCGGCCAGTCGGCGGCCGACATCGTATCGCCGCTCGACACACGCCGCGGCGATCGAACCGTCAGCCCGGCGAATCCGCTCGCCGCCGGCAATTGGACTCGACTCGTGACGGTGGACGCACCTGACTCGCCGGGCGTGAATCAGGAGCCGATCCAGGCGTTCTGCGAGCACGTCCCCGTAGATCCCCGTCGATGCACCATCACCGCCCTGGACGCAAGCGTCGGTGCGGCAATAGGCGCGGGCATCGGCGCGGGAGTGGTCGCGCCCGTCGCGATAGCCGCCGGAATGGTCGGCGCGGGCGCCGGGTTCGTCGCCGGTATCCCGTTCATGCCGACCGGCTTGGTTGTCGGCCCGCTCGCCGGCGCGGCCGTCGGCGTCGCCGTCGTCGCCGGACCTGCCGCCCTGCTCGGTGGAGCACTCGGGGCGTCGGTCGGGACGATAGTCGGCATCACCACGCCCCTCCCGCAAGAAGACGGCCGAACCGATGGATCCGGCGCGCCCACCACCTCGCCGAAAGAAAACGCGGTCATCAATCCAGTCGTGCATTGATAATCCGGGCGATCTGAGCAATCGCTCCGGGTTCGGTCATTGTGAGGTGGGTCGCATCGATGTCGAAAATCGACATCTGCCCGCGGACCACCCGCGCCCATCCCTCGTGACCCGCAGCATCGGATCGCCTTTCACGTGTCGCGGTGAAGTAGAGCATGTCGCTGTCCAAGACCGCGGGCCGCCACACACTGGCTGCCCGGATCGCCAGGTTGTAGGCATCGGTCAGGCGCTCGATCCGTGCGGCGTCGATACCGAGGCTGCCCCCCAGGTGCCGTTCGATCAGGTCGGCGGCCTCCTCGGCAGTCGCATCGGGGCTCACGTAATCGACGCCCATGACCGGGCCGAGATTGCTGATCAGTTCTCCGGCCGTGACGGCGCGCGGCGTCGACTCGTCGACACCGTCCGCCTCGGCGTCCAACAGCGCCAGTAGCGCAACCTGCTCACCGGCGGCGCGCATCTCGACGGCAATGGTATGGGCGATCGCACCACCCAGTGACCAGCCGAGGAGGTGATAGGGGCCATGTGGCTGAACCGCGCGAATCTCGTCGAAGTAGCGTTCGGCCATTTCTTCGATCGATGTCGGACCGGGGACCTCACCGCCGATTTGTGGCGCCTGAATGCCGTAGATCGGTCGACCGTCGGAGAGGTACTGGTCGAAGGTGCGGTAACACCACGACAGGCCCAAGGCCGGGTGGATACAGAACAGTGGTGCCCGCTCACCGCCGGTCCGGATCGGCAGCAACACATCGAAGCCGACATCGGTCCGGTCGAGGGCGGGGCCGGAGCGCATTCCGGATTCGATCCGCTTTGCCAGGTCGGCTGGACAGCGATCCGACAACATCCAGCTGATCGGAACCTCGTAGTCGAGTTCCTTGCGCAACTCGCTCACCACTTGCACCGACTTCAGCGAGTTACCACCCAATGCGTAGAAGTCGTCATCGACGCCCACCCGATCCACACCGAGTACCGTTCCGAAGGCCCGGGCAACCTCCCATTCCAGCCACGACGAGGGCTCCCTGAACTCCCCTACCGCGAGCACCGGCTCCGGTAACCGCGTGCGGTCCAGCTTGCCCGACGGGCTGAGGGGCACCGTGTCGAGCACCACCATCGTGGTGGGCACCATGTAGTCGGGCAGTTTCGTTGCCGCGTGCGCCGAGACCGCCGCGGTGTCGACCGTGGCGCCCGCGGCAGGCACGAGGTAGCCGACGAGGTGGTCCACCGCACCGGTGGAGCGCACCACAGCGATCGCCCGGGCGACGCTGGGGTGCTCGGCAAGTACTGACTCGATTTCACCGAGTTCGATGCGCAGGCCGCGCAGCTTCACCTGAAAATCGGTGCGGCCCATGTATTCCAATTCGCCGTTCCGGCGCCAGCGCACCAAGTCGCCGGTGCGGTACAGGCGCCGGCCGTCACCGTACGGGTCGGGCACGAACCGTTCCGCGGTGAGGCCCGGACGTGACTGATAGCCGCGCGCGAGCTGGTTGCCCGCCAAGTACAGCTCCCCCGCGACCCCGGGCGGTACCGGATGTAACCGCTTGTCGAGTACGTATGCCCGCGCGTTCCATACCGGTGTGCCCATCTGCATGCTCCCGCTGTCGGCGTCGGTCAC includes these proteins:
- a CDS encoding tryptophan 7-halogenase; this encodes MAVPQLSVDVAIAGAGVAGSVAALIAARAGRSVALIHARPRRRNRGETVPPEFRPLLEELGLWPEFLRSGPRECWSNQSCWGSAQPRERHYICHPYGCAWHVCLPAFEAELRATAAQHRVRLIDGHVTRAENHTEHVALYVETSDRAMHVDAAVAIDATGRSARVARGLGATRLNIDQTTSFATTCEPTGNAGATDTLVEATDIGWWYSAPATDGLSVMLVTDTEVVDLAANRLGKQWVTLLRQAPNTSARARAAADPALAVAAAGPSRLDPVAGPNWLAVGDAAATYDPLGSSGILHAASSAAAGAQVADALLTQDFSSITDYPHREMELFDEHLRQRSDRYRTEQRWPASAFWTRRGIPATSRQ
- a CDS encoding TetR/AcrR family transcriptional regulator, with translation MTATPTTSSNTRESAESIESRILDAALVQFEQVGIKKTTIEDIARRAGVDRVTVYRRVGSRDDVVQMVTTREVGRVLAELAEMPARHDTLDGLVADIFVTVVTRWRTHPLVQRMLTLEPERVLPQLTTGGAATFAMSVAATSAALQQAVESNLLPDSADLRTRAEIVCRFVHSLVLQPDGSIPLQSTEELTEFARKHLVPIIAG
- a CDS encoding universal stress protein, coding for MNDHPIIAAVDGSASSYQAAAWAAVDAALYHCNLHLVTSEALPTTYAPGVMMGPPETDLLRAQGEQVLAEATSIARQAAGEELDHTTELTFDAIIPTLIERSKTAAMLVVGSRGLGAFRRGLLGSVSAALTHHAYCPVTVVHQNSATDTVSLGRPVLVGVDGSTNSVPAIELAFEQASRRKVGLVALHTWSDVSSVDYLPVPGWDAARESEEVVLAENMAGWSDRYPDIAVQRIVACDRPVRSLLDASSNAQLLVVGSHGRGGFAGMVLGSTSNALLHSVECPMIVVRRP
- a CDS encoding LodA/GoxA family CTQ-dependent oxidase, whose product is MTPTLRTSRSRGSTPASEWRASATAPELTKRMALPWQADFYYCQVHWWPAQRPDEVITEAAFAEFLAALADPASSSDPQAAAAGPQPDIGDLPRTARPWARSLNDTATVADDEMVAGWSRLGVLRPRRLPDGRVVVVEGESADTATDSEIH
- a CDS encoding phosphoribosyltransferase family protein, whose protein sequence is MSKLKRSLRRFVVLFDDRADAGRQLSLRLKYLDEEDAVVVGLPCGGVPVAYEVAVGLGAPLDVIVVRKLGVPHQLELAFGAVSEDGIVVIDNGIVTRARLTRDEMAEVERHERQQLVRRTALLRSTHPRISLCGRTVIVVDDGVATGATIRAACQDARARGARRIVLAVPVVPRAVLPLLAGDADETVCLASPSWFGAVGRWYGRFDQVSDAEVADLLRRAAGHLQAPPTAEPDDPPLRNEPVRVITGGVALDGYLTVPEHPLGLVVFAHGSGSSRHSPRNRYVAEVLNRAELGTLLVDLLTREEETDRSRVFDIGLLSRRLVDITVWLSRRSDVVDLRIGYFGARTGAAAALRAAADPAVRISAVVSQGGRPDLAGPHLGDVTAPTMLIIGGDDEGVLELNHRAMQAMTCETVLTEVPGATHLFAEPGALEKVAEIARTWFVSQLSPSEAAQPAREQGGYGPGGDRRDRLDESFAPRRIRPRRLLLQNRRRSEFREDKQ